In the Halanaerobium saccharolyticum subsp. saccharolyticum DSM 6643 genome, TATTTCTCCGATTGCTTTTTCAGTCAAATCATCATAATCTAAAACTCCTGCACTAGCATATTTAAGAGCAATAGGAATTGAATTTTTAATTAAAACTGAAGCAGCTCTTTTAATTTTTTCAAAATTATATTGAATTTTATCAAGTTTTGAATTTTCTGTTTCAAAAGAATCTATTGCAATTTCAATTTCACCAATCAAAGCAATAAGAGCATCGTCATTAAAGTCATTTTCCCAGGCATTAAAATATAGAGTTGAAAACCCTTTATTTTCTAAATGCATTTGCCACATTTTAACAAAAGTAGTTTTGCCAGTACCCCAAAGTGAATCTATTGCTAAAACTAATGAATCTTGAGTTTCGCTTATTAATTGAGTCAATATCTCAACACTTTCTTTTCTTTCTAAAATATCTTCTTTGAAAGGGTTCTTTTTATCTATGTTTATATTATTTAGTTTTATTTTCAATTAAGTATCCTCCTGTTCGTTTTTATTTATAAAGTTTGATTTCATATAACGTCCCTGGGATTTGCGCTCGTGCCTGATTCCGCAGGAACTGGCGTAAAGCTTGCCATTATATTTCTTGCTGCTTAATATTGCAAGCTTTATGACAGACGGCATGACGCCAATCCCATGTTAGACGAAGTTTAGATAATAACAATTTAATCATTTATTCTATCATCAATTATTTTATCAATATCTACAAAATATGTTTCATCTTGAATATCTGAAAATTCCTTAGAAACCAAAATATCTATATCAATGTTAAAAATAAGACTTAATTTAATTTCTTTAGGTAAAGTAACTTTTACAGTTTCTGAGTTACTAGAAGTTATTATATTTTTACAATATACTATTACTTCTAGGTACTGCTCTTCAACTATTTTCTCAAGCAAAGCATCTTCATATTCTTCATATGGATATCTATTGAAATATATTTGTTCATTTGAAATTAATTCGAATTCTCCTTCATATTCGTATCCTAAGTTATTAATAATATAATCCCAAAGATAATCAGAAATTTCATTTATAATTTTTGAATCATTTATATCAAAATAAGTATCTTTGATTTTCAATTTTGACTTAAAATACTTTTTATACTCTTTAATTAATTCTTTATTTAACTCAATAATGTATTCTTCATTTTTAGAAATTAATTTTCTTAAGCTTTTTCTATTTCTTATAGTAATTAAATCTCCATTACTATCTTCTAATTCATCTGATATTTCTTTTTTAAATATAGTACTATTTCCTTTAAAAAAAGCTTTATCTTCAGAATGAAAAATATATAATTCATTTTCTTTGGAATTTTCATAATCATTTAAAACAGTAATCACAAAAATACTATCAACAGTTTGATCATTATTTTCAGAAGAAGGAGGTGATTCATAAATAGTATTATAAACACCTGTCCTGAATTCATCCTCGGTGTTTTTCCTTTTTTCAATAAATTCTAAATTAAATATACTTTTTTCAATATTAGATGACCGTATATTTTCTAAAAATTTATTAACAAGATCATTATCACATGAACGGTAATATCTTCTATTTCTTTTTACATTATTTATAAAAAAATTTTTCTTTTTTTTATATTTTTGTAAAATTTCTTGTAATATTACATCAGGAATCAAAATAGATACATCTATATGTTTATTTATTTTTTTTATAGATTTTGTAACAGGATTATCAAGATTAAATTTATTTGCTATAAAAAAATTAGTATCTAAATATATATAAATTTTATTATAATTTGTAAAATCAACTTCTTTATTATTCTTTAAATATGTCATCTTTTACCTCCTAAAATCTAAATTTCGTCTAACGTCCCTGGGATTTAAGAATTTCATGAACTTAGCGCGACTGCGCTTAGTGAATGAATTTGCATGGAGCGAAGCGGAATCTTCAATCCCATGTTAGACGAAGTTAATATATTAACTATTTTTTATTTCTAGTAGGTGTGACAAATTGTTTTTTTCATCAATTAATTTAGGTAAATTCCATTCTAGTAATCCAACAACACCTGTATCAACATTTAAATTATCTACATTTTCTAAAAAAAGATTAGTTTTTAAAGATGTATATATTTCTAGTTCTAGATCTTCTAAGAAAAATATATAAGGATTTAATTCATCAAGTAAGTTATTAATTTTGTTTGTGTAATATACTATTTCTTGATAGTAAGATTTTGTTTCACTAGACTCCTCAAATAATTCTTCATGTTTAGCTATATAATGAATACTGCTTACATCTCTTTCTAATAATCTAAACACTTCTTCTTTTGATATGTTTTCAAATATTTCTTCCCATTTTTTTCCAAAAAAATCACCATTTTTATCATTATAATCAAAAGTTCTTTTTATATAAAAAATAAGATTTCTCAGGTGAGTGTTTAATCTTAAAAAATGTAAATACGTTTCTTTTTCTATTTTTTCTTTTTTATTTGTTTCAGGTATATATACAACGATAAAATAAAATATTAAACTTATTATGTAACCAACTGATAAGTCTACTAAAATATTGTAATAATAATTTATAATTTCAACATTTAAATTAATAATGGCTTCCCAATTATAGGTAACACCAAAAGAAATAATAATAAATATAGAAATTAGTAATAATACTAAAAGCATTTTATTATTCAAAAGCATTCTTAAAAATCTTTTCATATAATTCCAACTCCTTTATATTAATTTCGTCTAACGTTACTGGGATTTGCGCTCGTGCCTGGTTCCGCAGGAACTGGCGTAAAGCTTGCTTTTTCATATCCGTGATTGGTTAGTCTGCAAGCTTTATGACAGAAGGCATGATGCCAATCCCATGTTATACGATGGAGCTGGTTTGCTCTTTTGATAAAATTTAGAAATTTTTATAAATAAAAAAAGGGGTTTATCTCCCCTTTTCAAGTATTCTTTTATATGCACTTATATAAACAACTTGATCTTCTCTTTTACCAACAGACCAAACCATAACTTCTTCTTCGTTCATTATTTGATAAACAACTCTATATTTTTTCCGATAAAAGTAGATTTTTAAACAACCTGATAGATCAATTCCACTTTTATTTCCAAGTGGTTTTCCTAATTCAGGTGATCTTTTAATTTTATTAAGTGTACTTTTAAGTCTCGGTTTAACACTTCCATCTAAATTATCAATATCATTTTTAACTTCAGGATGAAATTTAAGCTTCATCAACTTAAGCCCCCTAAAATCTATTCTTTATCTAATAAATCCATTATCTCTTTTTCGCTTACTGCGTCTTTAAGATCAAAGTTTTCTTTTCTTTTGGCTATAATCTCTTCAATATGGGCATCTTCTAATTGATCTTCCAGAAATTCTATTTTTTCTAGTAACATTTCATATTCCTCAATATCCATCATAATACCTTCAATATCATTATTTCTGGTAATAAATAGCGGGGACTCTTTTGTTTTATCTAACATTTTACTAAAATTACGAACAATTTCAGAAGATGAGACCATATGATCTCTATCAATTCTTAAAGTAACCATTATCTGCACCTCCATAAATTAAAATATTTCATAAATGATTATCTTAATTAAATTATACATTAAATTTTATGTAAAATCAATTGTAATATTTTTAGTTTTAATTTATAAAGGTATTTTGATTAAAATTATTGTTTATTGAATAAGGATTTTTAAACCAGATCTTTCGTATAACGTTACTGGGATTTGCGCTCGTGCCTGGTTCCGCAGGAACTGGCGTAAAGCTTGCTTTAATATTCCTTGCAGAATAATATTGCAAGCTTTATGACAGAAGGCATGACGCCAATCCCATGTTATACGAAGTGCTTGTTATTTATTGCCTTAATTTATATTCATTATTTTAACAATATCTTCGAAGTCCTTATCCTTTTCATCGATATTAATTAATTTTTCATTATCTATTTTTAGTTTTATATTATAATATCTTTTAAATATATTATTTATGTCAGATTCTATTTCTTCAATATCAGATTCAAATTCATCTAATTTATTTTTTGCTGCTTCTTCAGTTATCGAAGTAAACATCAGTATTACAATCGTTAGTATATACAATGTTGAAAAAATCTGAATTATAGAGATGAATTTTGCTATTGGTATATTCAATTCAACTATATTAAAGTCCATATTTACAAAAGTAATAATACTAAAATATAAAAAATCCGTATAATTACTCCCAATACCAATTATATTATTGTTGTCAATTTTATATAAAGCAAAATATTCTAACGAAAATCCTACTGAGGTTAATATAATAATAAATAGAAATACTAATAAAAATTTTTTTATTAAATAAACTTTAATCCCTTTGTCTGTATATCCATCTATAATTTTGATCTTTAAATATCTCAATACACCATATACGTATCTTAATATTTCGGTTTTTTCTTCTATTTTTTCTTTCTCTTTTAACTCATATTTATTTTTATTTGTCATATGACTATTATACCATTTCCATCCTTTATTAATCATTTTATTTAAAATATCAAAAAAAATTAATGGATTTGTAGTCCAAGAAAAAATTGAATACCAAGAAGTTAACAAACCAAATCCAATGATTGACATTGAAAAATATAATATATAAGTGTTTTCATAATTAAAAATTGTCCAAGTTGCTAAAATAGAAAGGATACCAATAATTATTTTTGCTTCAATTTTAGCTGGTATCTTCATTATTTCTGCAAAATAATTAAAAATTGTTCTAATTAATTTGTATACAAAAAAGATTAGTTTGGGAATAAATAAAATAAAGCCTAGATAAAATTTTATTACATATCCTATGCTTTTTAAAAAACTATTTTTCCTTAAAATTAAAACTATGAAATATAAAAAAGTCCCTCCAAAAATTGAAATCATATTTATTTTGGATAGAACTATATTATTAAAAGAATTAAAATTAAATTCAAACAGTATAGAATAAATATCCAACCATAAGAGTAATCTTATCAAATCTTTAATAACTTTTAATATTTTTTTATATAATTTATTTTTTGGAGTTTGATTATTTTCTTCCTCATCCATAACTGAACCTCCTTTTTTTATTAATATAAGCATTTCGTATAACGTCCCTGGGATTTGCGCTCGTGCCTGATTCCGTTAGGAACTGGCGTAAAGCTTGCTTTTTCATATCCGTTATTGGTTAGCCTGCAAGCTTTATGACAGAAGGCATGACGCCAATCCCATGTTATACGATGTGCGACTTTTTCTTCGGTTTTTCAGAATTAATCTTAAACATTTTTGAATCAATAATAAACTCATTTCCAGAAACTTCAACCCATTTATTTATTTTAGTAACAACATGGAATATAGCTTTAGAATAAGTCTCTAAATGTTTATCTTTAACAGAGAATAACTTCAATAAATTATCTTTATTTTTGTTTTTAAAATCCCCAAAGTCCTGCACTAAAAAATTATTGTCTTGAATATTTTTTAATAAAACTAATCTTTCAGGGTGTTCAGTATTATTTTCATTTAATTCTTTTCCACTTATTATTTTGTGATTTGAAACTTCTTCTAGATTATTTTCATAAATTGATTCTTCTTTATGTAGTAATTCTAAAGATCTCAAACTTTTAATTATTTGAATTATAGCGATTATTTGATTATCCTCTAGTTTATTTAATATATAAGGATTTTCTAATATATCATTGAATTTATTTTCGCTAAAATCCCATCTTTTAAAAATTTGAAAACCAATATAATTATATTCACTTAACATATTCTCAATTTGTTTTTGATCTAATGAAAGAAAATTATTTATTCCAGAAAAACTAAAATCATGATATTTATAAGGATAAACAATTTTTAATAATTTATTTAAAATAGATAACATTTCCGTATCAATTTTAACTTTAGCATAATCAAAAACTTCTTTATTTAATTTTTTATGAGATATTTTTTTAGTCAGATTATAAAACAAATAAATTAATGGAATTGACCAAAAAGAAGCAGATAAACTTAAAAATAAAACTTTTAGATCTCCAACTAAATTCCCGCTGATAAAAAATAATATTGCACCTACAGTTATTGATGCTACATAAGGCAATATTTTTAGTAAGAACTTTTTCATGGTTTTCCCCCTAAAAGTCGCATTTCGTATAACGTCTTCGTATTTCCGAAGTCTATCAGACTTAGATAGCTTTTATCTTAGTCTGATAGATTTAGATGAAGCGTCAGCGAAACCGGAAATATTTTGTTATCTGACGTTATTTTTGCTATATTATTTCAGATGTATTTAATATAATATCTTCAGCAACAAACCTTATTAAAGGAATCTCTTTTATCAAATGTTTATCATGCTTAAAAGGTACATACTTAGGTTTATTATTTCCTTTAGAATGTATGATATCTTTACTATGTACTATAGAATTTCTTGTATAATAGATTCTTTTAGCTAAATTACTAATAATTTGTTGTCTATTAGGGTTTAATAAATTAACTCTATGTCCTCCGGAAAAAATAACCTTTTTATCTTTGTAATAATCAACCAATTCATCATTATATTCATTTAGATTATCAACTAAATTTTCTGTTTTTACATATTTATCTATTGTTAGTTTTACAGCTTCTTTTTCATTAATAACAAGTTCCTCTTTTCTTATACTTAATTTTTTATTGATAATTTTAATTATTTTTCTTACATCATTTTCACGTTTTAATGAAAACTCAGGATGTGATAATTCATTTTGTAATAAGCTAATTAATTCTTCATTATAAATTTTTTCTAAAAAATGTTCGATGATATGATAAAAAGAAATATATTGTAGAAAAGCGCTATCACTGGAAATTGCCATTTGATAATGATATACTAAATCTTTTTTATAATTTCTCTTAGGTGCTTCCATTTCAGAACTATTATTTCTTCTTATTCTATGGATTCTTTCCATATTTAAAAATTCATCAAAATTCTTTATTTCAACAACGGGTATCTCCAAATTATAAGCGATATGAAAAATAGTAGAATTACTTAATTTTAAAAATTTATTAATCTTCATATCATTTTCAGTTTTTATTTTTAGAGTGTACATTCTTCTAAATAATTTTCTCATAAAATCAAAAACATCTTCTACATCTTCCATATTATTTCTCACATGTCTTGATGGATAATAATTACTATGTAAAAAATCATTGAATAAGTTTTCATTATAAAGATGTTCTATTAAAAAAAGTAAATATTCATCAGAAGGTCTCGATACTGAATATTCTATTTTATTTTGAGAATCTATCATTTCAATTTTGTTTTCTCTTACCATAATACTAAAAGGTATACGTCTATTATTCTCAAAATTTAATAACACTTCATATGAATTTTCATTATATAATATTGTATTGATAGTAGTCCTTTTATCTTTTTCAGCTATAATTTCATTAAATTTTTCATATTCTAAATTAAAAATATTTTCCCAATAATTAAACTCAAATTTTTTATCTCTTTCAATTACTTCTAAATCTTTATCAATTTTCTCTATTATTTCTATAAACTTTTCTTTGTTCATATTTATTCCTCCTTAAAATAATGTCAGATAACGTCCCTGTGATTTGCGCTCGTGACTGGTTCCGCAGGAACTGGCGTAAAGCTTGCATTTTCATATCCGTTATTGGTTAGTCTGCAAGCTTTATGACAGAAGTCATGACGCCAATCACATGTTATCTGATGTCGGACATTTTTTATAAAATTAATGATTATTTTATGCTTTATAGCTTTCTATAAATTCATTTACATCTTTAAAAGTATCAATTTTTCTATTCATAATTCCACTCTCTAAAATAAATTTATTTATCTTTTTTATATTTATATTACAAGAAATAAAAATTCTTAACTTT is a window encoding:
- a CDS encoding PIN domain-containing protein; protein product: MTYLKNNKEVDFTNYNKIYIYLDTNFFIANKFNLDNPVTKSIKKINKHIDVSILIPDVILQEILQKYKKKKNFFINNVKRNRRYYRSCDNDLVNKFLENIRSSNIEKSIFNLEFIEKRKNTEDEFRTGVYNTIYESPPSSENNDQTVDSIFVITVLNDYENSKENELYIFHSEDKAFFKGNSTIFKKEISDELEDSNGDLITIRNRKSLRKLISKNEEYIIELNKELIKEYKKYFKSKLKIKDTYFDINDSKIINEISDYLWDYIINNLGYEYEGEFELISNEQIYFNRYPYEEYEDALLEKIVEEQYLEVIVYCKNIITSSNSETVKVTLPKEIKLSLIFNIDIDILVSKEFSDIQDETYFVDIDKIIDDRIND
- a CDS encoding type II toxin-antitoxin system RelE family toxin yields the protein MKLKFHPEVKNDIDNLDGSVKPRLKSTLNKIKRSPELGKPLGNKSGIDLSGCLKIYFYRKKYRVVYQIMNEEEVMVWSVGKREDQVVYISAYKRILEKGR
- a CDS encoding type II toxin-antitoxin system Phd/YefM family antitoxin, with amino-acid sequence MVTLRIDRDHMVSSSEIVRNFSKMLDKTKESPLFITRNNDIEGIMMDIEEYEMLLEKIEFLEDQLEDAHIEEIIAKRKENFDLKDAVSEKEIMDLLDKE